A genomic stretch from Arachis stenosperma cultivar V10309 chromosome 3, arast.V10309.gnm1.PFL2, whole genome shotgun sequence includes:
- the LOC130965548 gene encoding uncharacterized protein LOC130965548, with translation MATHKKKLEAYSGQLTPVQKKKLDEFIKLRANKWRAIWTGDNDRALFEVDRKSHKVGVNLQQRTCTCNVWKLTGMPCRHAIAAMYKIGLRSKEFVYKWLTIESIKATYKHCIKHVNSKEYWCPTSAPPCDPPPIKRHAHRQK, from the exons ATGGCCACACACAAGAAAAAATTGGAGGCTTATTCTGGTCAGTTGACCCCagtacaaaagaagaagttagaTGAGTTTATCAAACTTAGAGCCAATAAGTGGAGAGCAATTTGGACTGGAGACAACGATAGAGCTCTTTTTGAAGTGGATAGGAAAAGCCACAAGGTTGGTGTAAATCTGCAACAAAGGACCTGTACCTGCAATGTTTGGAAACTCACTG GAATGCCTTGTAGGCATGCAATTGCAGCCATGTATAAGATTGGGTTGAGGTCAAAAGAGTTTGTGTATAAGTGGCTGACCATAGAATCCATAAAGGCAACTTACAAACATTGCATCAAACATGTCAACAGTAAAGAATACTGGTGTCCAACATCTGCTCCACCATGTGATCCTCCACCAATAAAAAGGCATGCACACCGCCAAAAATGA